GGCGTGCCGTCGTCGAGGTTCCCTCGGAAGACCTGGGCGGAGCCGCCTCGCCCTATCATGCTCCCGAAGTCGTGCGTCATGGCCTGGATTTCGTCGCTTGAGAATTCCCGCAGCACCTCTTGGATGCGAAACGGGGTCTGAGGGTGGAGTTGAAGCAGTGCTTCTTCTTGATGTGCCGGCGGATGGCGGGGCGGCCCCACGGCAGCACCACCAGGAGCATCGAGAAGGCATCGCCGGAGCCAAGGAGAAAGCTTCCAGTAGCAGTACGAGGATAGAGCCACGATATTGGCCCAGAAAATGAGGTTGGCGCGAAGATTGGTGTTGGCAAACGAGGATAGGAGGAAGACGAGCAGAACAAGGAAAAGAAAGCCAGCGGAGATAATCTTCTCCTTCCGACCGGAGGAGTTAAAGATGTATAGGCAACCAACGGCATTGTAGGCTACTAACTGAACGAGTAGCCGTACTTCGTTATCATTTGGAGGATAAGGATCCAATCTGGCTACATAGGTGACTATGATCACAAACAATAGGATAGCCACGACTTCAACATGTAAGAGTGTTCTCACAATCTTTTTCAGCCTGGAGTGCACGATAATAAGGCGAAACTTCCAGACGAAATACAAGGATATAGCCACGATATTGGTTCCGGAAACGAAGTCAACGCGAAGACGACTGCGAACTGGGATTCCAATAGAGGAGACAAGGAAGACGAACTGAACAAGTACAAGATATGCAGCGGAGATAATCTTCTCCTGCCAACCGGAGGAGTTGCAGATGTATAGGCAGCCAAGGGAAAGATAGGCGATTAACTGAATGACCAGCGATGCAACTGCGTACTTGCGAGCGAAATCAAGATAAATGTAAGCAAACATGATCATAGAGAATAGGGGAGTTACCATTACACCATGTAAGATTGTTCTCAATGCCTTGCAGCATCGTTGACAACAAGTATTGTCGTCGACAAGAGGGCTGGAGTCTTCTACGTCCGGCATGTTTATTGTACCTACACTACGCTCTGCAGGAGATGAAAATCCGGCGCAATGTGTAGAAGAGTTTACAAAGggttgagaagaagaaagacgcGTGAACTACAACGTACGGCAGAGGCAGTGAGTAGCCTTAGAGATGACACAACAGTGATTCATGTGAATATTCTTGTGTTATCTTGTTATTAGGCAAACGAAGCCTTAGAGATGACAATTTTTTTTAAAGTTCTTAGCGATGACAATTGTGCATAAGTTGGAGTTTGTTAACAGACATGGTCTGCTTGAGAATTGGTTTAAATTGCTTCTTAATAACTTACTCCATAAACATAAACATAGCTGTGATTACTGGCAGAAGCTGTGACCATGAGGTCGTTAACAAGGGCACTTTCGGAAACAATTAAGAGAGGAGTTTTGCTGCGTACAGGCAGAAGGTTACCATACCGCCAGTCATGGCCGAAATCACAGTGTCGCTGGCTGTGCAGCGTTCAATCATAGGACTCGTGCCTTTTTCTTACGTTTGGGGAGAAGGGATGGGCAAGGACCGGAGGCATGTCCTGGGCAGGTTGCGCCTCGTCCGGTGCTCCACCAGTCACCACCGTCCGGCAGAGCAGACCTGCATGTGCCGGTTGTTgccgcgtcgccgtcgccggccgGGTTGGACCCGCGCGGAAAGGCACTCATTCTTGACCTTGATAGCAAATGGAAGGAGAGTGAGACAGCTAGCCGACAAGGACTTCTGGCATTAGCGACTCATCCTTGGAAAATTAAGCAGTTGTTAGCGTCACTGATTGATTGCACTGCTGTATGGTATCCCATGTGTTTTGGTCAGAGTCGGATTGGAACGGCCAAACAGGACGATGGCACAGGCAGTAGCTGCCAACGTACGTACATACTTACAGTTGTCAGTTGGCAAGCATAGTAACAGACATACAATATGGGTGCTGCTGTGATTGACGTGCCTATTTTTAGTCAATGTGTGAAGTCTCCGACTGGGAAGTTCCTCGTGCATGCTTGGTCAGGTCAGATTAACGTACACGGTACACCATATTTTGTTTTGGCCGGGCCCCATTCGTTTTGGAATCAATCTTCATATGATATGCTTTGCCGTGTTAACCCAGTGGTTGAAGTGCACGCACACGCACTATTCCCTCGCGGCCTCTCGCCTGTATGTAAACTCTTCTATCGTCCCGGCCGGATTTTCATCTCCGCAGCGCTTTTTCTTCGCTGTCCACTCCCAACCTGCAGAGTGTACCGTAGCGACTTGAAACATGGCGGACGTAGAATACTAGCCCTCCTCCCGACGCTACCGAAATCCTCAAATTTACCgattgtttttatgtttgccgagtgtatttcctcGGGCACTCGACGAACaagttctttaccgagtgccgcgctaaaaacactccgtaaaaaaaacactcggcaaacatggcgttttgccgagtgtaaaaaaaaacactcggcaaagaggtggtttgccgagtgttaaaaaaaacactcggcaaagaaataaaatctttttctagaaaagaagaagaagaagaaaaatgaaaaaaaactttgccgagtgctcagatctagaacactcggcaaaaaaaggcgaagaaaaaaataaaaaaaaactttgccgagtgcctcatctgagacactcggcaaacaaaaaataTCCTACTTAACTGTGTCCCCAGCACCCCaccccttctctctcctcccggcccccagcgccccctctcctttcgccggcgccgcctccctcccctcctctcccgacCGCCCTCTTCCCCTCCggccgccgcccctcccctccgctACCGCCCCCCTCATCCggctcccccctcccctaccttctttcccggcgcggcccctcccctcctgctTCCCGGCGCCgcctccccaccggcgagatcaGGTGGCCGGTgtcgccccctccctccctcccctcctcccgccggtggccggcccctcccctccttccccttcttcttccccgccggtGGCCGgccgctcccctccctccccttcttcttccccgccggcgccggcccctccctccctcccctcctcccgccggcggccggcccctcccctccttccccttcttcttccccgccggcggccggcccctcccctccctccccttcttcttccccgccggatccagcccctcccctctctccccttcttcttccccgtcgGATCCgggccctcccttcttccccagtcccccctcccctaccttcttccccggcgcggcctccccaccggcgagatccggcggccggtgccgccccctccctccctccctgcccCAACAGCGAGATCTAGGGAGGGGCCCCGGCGGCGGCGCACCccaggcggtggtggaggggtggCCCGGCGTTGGGGGCGCAGCACGGCGGCGTGGCTTTGTGGGTggggcgtggcgtggcgcggTGGAGCTGCCTCTCACCCTCGCGGCGCTCGGATCCATGGCTTGGCGTGGCGCGGCCTCTCTCCCCCATCTGTGCTCAGATCCACGGTGGCAGCGGGCGGAGGCGGTGgccgacgagcacgggtcctcgCGGCAGCTGTCTCCCGCCAGCGTCAGCGGGGCGGATCCATGGCGGGGCGACCCCCACCCGCGGAGGTGGCGGCCAACGCCGGTGTGAGCGGGGTGGCCGGATCCAGCTCCCTCCCTCGTTTGCTCAGCACGGCGGTGTGGATCCAGGGCAGAGAAGGTGGCCACGGATCCAGGGCAGGGAAGGCGGCCACGCCGTCGCTCAGCACGTCGTCGCTCAACACGGTCGTGGCATGGATGGAGGCGGAGCAGGAGCCGGTGGTGGCGGCCAGTGGCtggtgtttttttttattttttttcaaaaaatgtttgccgagtatttttggggcactcggcaaagtcttcgccgagtgtccgacaaaaaacactcggcaaaatagcgTTTGCCGTTaaaccgtttgccgagtgtcgacactcggcaaatgttttgccgagtgttttgggggctttgccgagtgcccctggcactcggcaaagctcctgtatccggtagtgCAATCCTTCTGAAGGATGCTGCAAGGCAGCATTGAGAATAGTGAGAACCATCTTACATGGTGTAATGGTAACTATCTTACTGGCTGTGGTCATGTTTGCCTAACTCTTTATCGTAAACGTCATCTTTATCAATACGTACGATGACCATGAAGATATCTACGGTGTTGCATCGCTGGTCGCTGAGTTAGTAGCCTATGCTGCCGTTGGCTGCTtatacatcttttttttttttttgagcaaagcGTCACCCTTCATTATTCATTAGGACAACTAGTACAAACTCTATCAGGAGGAGCAACAAACCAAACATATCTTTCTACCAAAAAGTTTACAGAACTCCTAGCTAGACAATGAGCATCAACATTGGAGCGTCTGTCTTCATGAACAAACTCCACTCTTGTGAAGTTTCTCGTCCGGGTCTTGATTTCCAGGACGATTGGCCCGTACCTCCCGAAACCCTCACCATGGATGCTTGCAACTGCATTGACACAATCGCTCGCCACCCGGGGAGTTTGGAGGCCCAAGTCACTGGCCAAAGCCAGGCCCTCGGGGCACGCCACCACCCCGGCTGTTTCCGGGTCGGTGCAGCCCTCCAAGACCAAAGCCGAGGCACCCAGAAAATTACCATCCTCGTCCCTCTGGCCACGGCCGCTACCGAGGCCTTGCTTGAATTCTTGGAGATCGCTGCGTCCACATTGACCTTCGCAAAACCCCTTGGTGGCTTGATCCATCGCGGTGCTGGATCGCCCACCGCCTGCTGCTGCTTGGTACTTGGCTTGATCATCTCCAATTCACTAATGAACCACTCTACAAAACTATTGGTCGAGAACGGACTCTGAAAATTGTTCTCGAACAGCGCCTGACGTCGCGCGTACCAAATGGCCCAAAGGCGGACCACCACCCGTGTGAGCTCTTCGTGCTTGAGCGCCGCCATCACCTCTGCTAACCAAACTCTTGCATCCGGTGTTTCTATCTGGCTTGTAAAAGCGGTGAGCTCATCCTCCAATGCCCAAACACACTTGGCTGAGTTGCACTCCAGGAGTCCGAACCGCCGCACAAGGTGCAATTCCCATCCAGAGCCATGTTCATGCGATATCGCACGTCCCCCGTTGGGATGGATTGCTTTGCCAAACACCACAGAAAAACTTGGATTTTTTATGGAACTTTGATTCTCCATATGTCGCTCCACTCCTTCTCCTACGCCCTTGTGTCCGAGCGACCTGGCCTATCCTCCACCCAGGCCGACATTACCTCCCGATTCCGAACAAGCATCCGATAAGCCGACCGGACAGAGAAGATGCCCTTCTTCTCATAGTGCCATGCCCAGAAGTCGTCTTGCGGTGTAGCACTTAGCGGGATATTTTCAATGGTCTCCCAGTCCAATGGAGAAAAGAACTCCCTCAGAGGTTGTCTGTTCCACCTCCGTGAAAACTGATCAATAAGTTCAGAGACCCACTGCGGCGGGTTATCCTTGGTCGGTCGTAGCGGAAGCAGCATGCTATCCCTGGGGAGCCACGGTGACtcccaatttttttttgtttcgccCGACCCGATCCTGCGGATGAAACCTTGTTGCAGCACCTGAATACCATTAACGATACCTCTCCAAATCCAGGATGGAGACGAGCCCAGCTCCGCATCCAGCAACTCACCCACGGGAAAGTAGACTGCCTTCAGTACCCTTGCGCTGAGAGATCCCGGGTCCTGCAGAATTCGCCAAGCTTGGCGCACCAACATAGCTTGGTTGAATAGCTCGATGTTCCTGAAACCGAGCCCACCCGATCCTTTTGGCAGCGACATATCATCCCCTGTGACACAGCAGGTCTTCCTCTTTCCTTCTTTGCTGCGCCACCAGAAGTTGCGTAGGAGGCTATCAATGTGCTTACATAGTCCCCGGGGGAGGCGAAAGCACACAATCGAGTACGTCGGGATGGCCTGAGCGACGGCCTTGATGAGAACTTTCTTCCACACTCTGTCCTTGAGATAAGAAAAGGCACCGGTGATTGATGAGCCCACATCTGTCCGGCGTGCCTAAATACCTCTCGCTCAAGGTCTCATTAAAAACTTGGAGCACACCCTTGATCTCACTTCAAGTAGCGTTGCTGCACCCTTTAGCAAAGTGAAtcaacgatttctccaaattaaCTTGTTGTCCAGAAGCACGGCAATATAAGTCCAGCGCATTCTTCACAGTTTCTACATTCTCCCTATTCGCCTTGAAAAGCAGCAGGTTGTCATCCGCAAAGAGAAGGTGACTCACCATCGGAGCTGAAGGAGCCACTCGAATGCCCATGAGATGTGATGACCGAGAACAAAATTTTAAGAGGCACGAAAGGCCCTCTGCTGCCAATAAGGAGAGATAAGGGGAAATTGGATCCCCTTGACGAATGCCTCCGGAGGGTTTGAACCCTTCCAGCTTGTTGCCATTCTCATAATCATGTCGACCCACAGACGGTAGAAACCCAGCCTGATCATAATCTTCTGTAGGTAGTCCCACTCCAGCCTATCATAtgcctgttagattgatctctaacctaactggacccaacggcccagttgggcctttgatttgcgccctgatcgggggcgcccagcccaccatagCTGGAGAGCCCCTGTCACCctacgctatataaagaggtgggggccggcggctctaatcacgaggttgacctgagccaacCTCCCCACCGACACTCAACCCCTAATCCGAtcaagaggggcgcagccagtgatgggaagccaccagccgcgccgccccgcTCCGACGACGGCAACTACACCGACATCTTCCCCGACCATCGCTACCCGTGCGCAGACTGCATTGACGAACCTGATGGAGGCCACTGGATCTTCCACCCCTGCGGTCTCAGGTTCGAAaccctatctctctatctctctgtctCCATCTCTCTATCTAGATGTACTAGGACTTGTTAGGATCTACTGCTTCATCTTTTATACCGAATAGAACAGTCAAAGGCTAGATCTATGAATCCTAGTGTTACAATAGTACaacaatggtaccggagccaGGTTTAGGAATAGATCTAGCTTATCAAAAAGGAAATCCAGTGCGGATCTAAAAGAAGAAAGGGGCTTTAGCCAacaaagggttcggttgaaccctaacttcaatcctttcggatctgagaaaaaaagagggttcggatgaaccctaaccctaactgggttaagtaAATCAGAAAAGAAAagggttcggatgaaccctaaccctaactgtgtTAAAAAAGCAGGGCTCATTTTCATGTCAAAATCGAACCCTAAAACCCGAAATAAATTCAGGAAAAAGAGAACAGTGAAACCCcatccccaaaccctaaccctaatccccaaatcgGATGAAATCTgagcacaagaaccaaagaaacCGAAAGGGGAAGAGGGAAAGGGGTGGCGTACCTCACCGTCGTGCACGCCGGCGCGCTGGGAAAAgaaagggccggccgggggcacTGCTCGCCGGGATTCGGCcacaggggcgccgcggccaggccgctcgacggcggcgcgctcacccgctggggaacgcgcacgccggcgagggggccggcgacggcgtcgGGGCTCGCTCGGTGACTGCTGCGGCTGTACtgaggaaagaagagagagagcagtgaggcgaagagagagagagagcgaatgAAAATGACCTAGGGTTTCTGCTCGGGGGCGCGCGTCGTCGGCGTTTTATTCGAGCGAAATGTGCGCTCGGTCGTCGGATCGGCGCGGACGACCGAGATCGTCCGGGCCAGCGTCGCGGCCCAGGCGGGTCACGGGCGCGCggagctttgccggcccaggcccaggttgtggcctgggtgcggcctgcgcaCGCGTGTAGTGATGGGCCGAGCCGGTTTTGCCGGTTTTGTGCCGAAACAGTAAGGAATGAGCCcaatttttgtttttcttttttccagaaaattgaaaatagaaattggctcaaaagaaaaatagaaaaagtatttttccctgtgggtaaaattcatcaaattgaatgattttccgctgcgtatttaaagatgttattttcattattaaattcgaaccaacgggagaatttaattttgaaaaatggatatgttttaattgattataatattgttattattctgaacaacgttgattaatggcaatattatgatgttttgtcttgcatcaattctattttctacccaacggtgatatagaattaatgtagagaacaattgtatgttttaattttgaccaacgttgaactaaggcatgcaattgttattgttattatttatgttctcacactatttgaattgtttTTTCAggtggatacaacttgatgagttgtatcaaagagatccccactctaaaaggtgataactatattgagtggaagaaaaagatcgacctggcttgataaagcagctggtcacAGAGAGATACTCaagtaatggtggcataagagagcacatactgaggatgagccatttggcatccaagctaaaaccaatggatctggctctcaaggatgagttccttatccatctggttTTTTGCTTCCAAGCTAAAACTTGAGGGAGCCAGTGAGGGCGAGTGCGCGAGGGAGCCAGTGAGGGCGACTGCGACGCTGAGGGTTTCGGGATGGGTGGATGAGGGCGAGGGAGCCGGTGCTGGGAGCAATTATTGAGGGGCAAAGGGTGTCAATTGGGGGCCATAAGTCCAAAAAAACCTCTCCCTTTGGGACTTCTGTCAATTAGTCTCTATAGTCCCTGTTTTAGTCCCTCCTGTTTGGTTAAAAGGGactaaaagaaactaaaatttaGTTTCTAGTCGCTATTCCCATGGAACCAAACAAGTCCCTAGTTGTCGTATTGATCCCTGAGAAGGTGAAAAGATCGGAATCCATGTGTGGGGACAACTCAACTGGAGTAGAAGCGTGGGGATATTTCAGAGCAGGGGCGAAGGCATATTGTGTCTTATGGGTGCCGATGCACCACCCTGATTTTTTTTTCACCTTATAGTACTCAAGTTTTGGCCCTATAAGCTACCCACAGCCCAGCAAGCAGCAGGCCAGCTAGAATGGATCAAGGAAGCCAGGAAAGACATTGATTGCCTCGTGTATTTCTAGCTTGGTCGCTTCGTTTTCCGTCGCGGCTAGCATTCACGACTCCGCGCCGAGCGCCGTTTCCTCATCCATCACGGCTCCGTGAATCCCCATCACGGCTGCACGCCTGCACGGCATCGGCATCAAGTCCAAGTCATCCACTGAATAACCGAAGCATTCAGTGGCGAAGCGAGGACAGAAAAGGACACGCGGCTCTAGCAAAGAACAATATTTTAAGGAAGATTAGATGCTCGTTTCATGTTTTCCTTTTCTCCATCCGAAACATATCAGAGAAAGGAACCGGGATATGCTGGATGGGTCTAGGGATATGTAAAGTATGTTGCCGGGGTATGAGAGGATTTGGAAGTATCCCTTCGTCCTTCTTGCTGCCCATAGACTGGGCAGGCACTGTACAATTAGgaattagggcgcgtttagttcggcaATGCATAGTGCACGATTCTCCACTGTAGCATTtagtttgtatttgtgaattattgtccaaacattgactaattaggctcaaaagattcgtctcgcaaagttaaagcaaactgtgcaattagtttttgatttcgtctacggtacttcatgcatgtaccgcaagtttgatgtgacggggaatcttctttttgcatagtgcacttttggagaactaaacaa
The sequence above is drawn from the Miscanthus floridulus cultivar M001 chromosome 15, ASM1932011v1, whole genome shotgun sequence genome and encodes:
- the LOC136508605 gene encoding probable receptor-like protein kinase At5g20050 yields the protein MPDVEDSSPLVDDNTCCQRCCKALRTILHGVMVTPLFSMIMFAYIYLDFARKYAVASLVIQLIAYLSLGCLYICNSSGWQEKIISAAYLVLVQFVFLVSSIGIPVRSRLRVDFVSGTNIVAISLYFVWKFRLIIVHSRLKKIVRTLLHVEVVAILLFVIIVTYVARLDPYPPNDNEVRLLVQLVAYNAVGCLYIFNSSGRKEKIISAGFLFLVLLVFLLSSFANTNLRANLIFWANIVALSSYCYWKLSPWLRRCLLDAPGGAAVGPPRHPPAHQEEALLQLHPQTPFRIQEVLREFSSDEIQAMTHDFGSMIGRGGSAQVFRGNLDDGTPVAIKRINIDRGRTVAGEEDFRRELSIIANVHHRSLVRLLGYCLQRGGGLYLVYPFFENGSLDRRIFNGSDEQRRQLTWPKRLCIAVDVARALAYLHNECHWRILHLDVKPGNILLDGDLRAHVSDFGISLSITRGLNSVVNTRGRGTLGYMAPEMLINSVSDKSDVFSYGKMLLELVGGRPNFVAAVPSADDASSSATPDLKRDYFPYIVRDMMTRGELLKAVDAAMAHDGVDEEEVKTVVEVALCCIQEQPDKRPRMQDVVDMLEGRVSVNLPPESRPASAVNVLDSESSSLSGG